A single genomic interval of Desulfovibrio intestinalis harbors:
- a CDS encoding metallophosphoesterase produces MLKFFVVTGIGLALLNGWIIWWLWRALEHTGWLRPMLCLVVAVLGVSFPLLYKLGGDSAIEVWLLRAGSFWLGMLFYVFMLVLIMDIWGLASRLWAEPPVAPRWGGALLVMGLPLVIGCASWFNAANPIVREYDLTISTNDPVPQTYAQSPLILGVLADMHLGRIITAPRLVRAMDLLAPYKPDAVLYIGDIIDDHILVDVEGMAAALARVEPRLGHWVVPGNHEYISGSIKDSLDILRHSGMQVLRDQWRILDNAFVLVGRDDMSRHAFEGTPRKSLPEILADIPHAHRNLPIFVMDHQPSMLDEARTAGAVLELSGHTHFGQLWPFHWVVESMYENPMGLLIKNGLHSVVSPGVGTWGPPMRNTSRAEVLIVKVHFTQTAQ; encoded by the coding sequence ATGCTGAAATTTTTTGTTGTGACAGGCATTGGGCTGGCTCTTCTCAACGGCTGGATTATCTGGTGGCTATGGCGTGCTCTTGAGCATACGGGCTGGTTGCGTCCAATGCTTTGCCTTGTCGTGGCTGTATTGGGTGTTTCCTTTCCCCTGCTTTACAAGTTGGGAGGCGACTCCGCCATTGAAGTTTGGTTACTGCGGGCAGGGTCATTCTGGCTTGGCATGCTTTTCTATGTATTCATGCTGGTTCTGATCATGGATATATGGGGATTGGCCAGCCGCTTGTGGGCCGAGCCGCCCGTTGCCCCACGTTGGGGAGGCGCCCTGCTTGTTATGGGCCTTCCTCTCGTTATTGGCTGCGCCAGCTGGTTTAATGCCGCCAATCCTATCGTTCGGGAATATGATCTGACCATAAGCACCAACGACCCCGTGCCTCAGACTTATGCTCAATCTCCGCTGATATTGGGCGTGCTGGCTGACATGCACTTGGGCCGCATCATCACTGCACCGCGTCTTGTACGCGCGATGGATTTGCTGGCGCCTTACAAACCGGATGCAGTCCTGTATATTGGCGATATTATTGACGACCATATTCTTGTGGATGTTGAAGGCATGGCTGCGGCCCTGGCCCGCGTGGAGCCTCGGTTGGGGCATTGGGTTGTGCCAGGCAATCATGAATATATTTCAGGCTCCATCAAAGATAGCCTGGATATTTTGCGTCACAGCGGAATGCAGGTGTTACGGGATCAGTGGCGTATTCTGGACAACGCCTTTGTGCTCGTGGGTAGAGATGACATGAGCCGTCATGCTTTTGAAGGAACACCGCGAAAGAGCCTGCCTGAAATTCTTGCAGACATACCTCACGCGCACCGTAATCTGCCCATTTTCGTTATGGACCATCAACCAAGTATGCTGGACGAAGCGCGCACTGCCGGGGCAGTGCTGGAACTTTCGGGACATACCCACTTTGGGCAGCTTTGGCCCTTTCATTGGGTGGTAGAGAGTATGTATGAAAACCCGATGGGCCTACTGATCAAAAACGGGCTGCACTCCGTTGTATCGCCAGGCGTTGGCACATGGGGCCCGCCTATGCGTAATACTTCACGCGCGGAAGTGCTTATTGTCAAAGTACATTTTACGCAAACTGCTCAGTAG
- the dnaE gene encoding DNA polymerase III subunit alpha, with protein MSDFVHLHCHTEYSLLDGAIRIKDLCARAKDFGMPACAITDHGNLFGAAYFYQGCKEFGVKPIFGCEVYVCHDHTDKKTESPLARKRNHLILLAQNKTGYHNLVKLVSQGFLEGFYYKPRVDKALLRKYSEGLTCLSACIAGEIPRAILADDMDLARKLTLEYASIYPGRFYLELQSNGLKEQEKANTALIELAETCNLPLVATNDCHYLSADDAEAHEVLLCIQTQTTMDDPKRMKFGTHELYYKSIEEMEKSFSHVPEALSNTMRIAEECNVALDFGNHYFPVYQLPEGASMESEFRHLAEDGLKKRLEKHPDRASINTELYHERLQYELRVILEMGFPSYFLIVQEFINWAKNNNIPVGPGRGSAAGSLVAWALRITNLDPIPYNLLFERFLNSERVSLPDIDVDFCERRRGDVIKHMVETYGEGSVAQITTFGTMKAKGVVRDVGRALGMSFAETDRIAKLVPADLKMTIKKALEAEPELEKLYLEDSQVKHLLDTARRLEGLARHASTHAAGLVVSDKPMEEYLPLYLGKRGELVTQFDGPMTEKAGLVKFDFLGLKTMTLIQDTLDNISLQGQSPPDLDDLPLTDSETYDLYARGETDGVFQVESSGMRQYLRMLRPTCFEDVIAMLALYRPGPLGSGMVDEFIKRKHGQVPVIYPHDSLTDCLRDTYGVIVYQEQVMQIAQIIASYTLGGADLLRRAMGKKKAEAMAKERVSFVAGATKNNITEEKANEIFDLMEKFAEYGFNKSHSAAYALISYYTAYLKVHYKVEFMAALLTSEMGNQDKLLKYVSCCKDMGIDVVQPSVNRSQREFSAYEGKVVFGLGGIKNVGDEAIRELVESRRDDGEFASLFDLCCRVNLRKVTKRVLESLIKGGACDCFGVARAAMLASLEAVVTRAQKKAKDKNSNQVSLLAMAPAVENAPQPGVGLDCPEADIPEMPDEDKLRAEKEALGFFLTSHPLQPFVREIRRLGLTTLEDARDMFPGAEVRCAVLVTSVREVITKSKGERMAFAAIEDLTGHGEVTFFPRSYAEVRQLLHSEQPLCLTARLDKEPEDNRDMDEDSEDAPRELKLLGQSLLLMAECCSLNDTPVCVQIPPHRMSKEDLLALRNILEGHPGPVETHAQICLDGHVCHLHLDNTLKVTPGPELDKALAAWAS; from the coding sequence ATGTCCGATTTCGTTCATTTGCATTGTCACACCGAATACAGCCTTCTGGACGGCGCCATACGCATCAAGGATCTTTGCGCCCGAGCCAAAGATTTTGGCATGCCCGCCTGCGCCATTACAGACCACGGCAATCTTTTTGGAGCAGCCTATTTCTATCAGGGCTGCAAAGAGTTCGGGGTAAAACCCATATTTGGCTGCGAAGTGTACGTTTGCCATGACCATACTGATAAAAAAACCGAATCTCCTCTGGCTCGTAAGCGCAATCATCTTATTTTGCTGGCGCAGAACAAGACAGGGTACCACAACCTGGTCAAACTGGTAAGCCAAGGCTTTCTTGAAGGATTTTACTATAAACCGCGTGTAGACAAAGCCCTTCTGCGAAAATATTCCGAAGGACTGACCTGCCTTTCGGCCTGCATTGCTGGTGAAATTCCTCGCGCAATCTTGGCCGACGATATGGATTTAGCCAGAAAACTCACTCTCGAATATGCCAGCATCTATCCCGGTCGGTTTTATCTTGAACTGCAATCAAATGGCTTGAAGGAACAGGAAAAAGCCAACACAGCCCTGATCGAGCTGGCTGAAACCTGCAACCTGCCGCTGGTGGCCACCAATGACTGCCACTATCTCAGTGCCGACGACGCTGAAGCCCATGAAGTGTTGCTCTGCATCCAGACGCAGACCACCATGGATGATCCCAAGCGTATGAAGTTTGGCACTCATGAACTGTATTATAAATCCATTGAAGAAATGGAAAAATCTTTCAGTCATGTACCCGAAGCTCTGTCCAACACCATGCGTATTGCTGAAGAATGCAATGTAGCGCTGGACTTCGGTAACCATTACTTCCCGGTATACCAATTGCCCGAAGGGGCCAGCATGGAATCTGAATTCCGTCATCTGGCTGAAGATGGGTTGAAAAAAAGACTGGAAAAGCACCCAGACCGGGCTTCCATCAATACTGAACTCTATCATGAACGCTTGCAGTATGAGTTGCGCGTCATTCTGGAAATGGGCTTTCCCAGCTATTTCCTCATCGTGCAGGAGTTTATCAACTGGGCAAAAAACAACAACATTCCTGTGGGGCCGGGGCGCGGATCCGCCGCCGGATCACTTGTGGCCTGGGCCTTGCGCATCACCAACCTGGACCCTATCCCCTATAATCTGCTGTTTGAACGTTTTTTGAACAGCGAACGCGTATCCCTGCCCGATATCGACGTCGACTTCTGCGAGCGGCGCCGCGGCGATGTCATCAAGCATATGGTTGAGACCTACGGAGAAGGCTCTGTTGCGCAGATTACCACGTTTGGCACGATGAAGGCCAAAGGTGTGGTTCGCGACGTAGGCCGCGCGTTGGGTATGAGTTTCGCCGAAACAGACCGGATTGCCAAACTGGTGCCCGCCGACCTCAAGATGACTATCAAAAAAGCTCTTGAAGCCGAGCCAGAGCTGGAAAAACTTTACCTCGAAGACTCGCAGGTCAAACACCTGCTTGATACAGCCCGCCGCCTTGAAGGTCTGGCTCGCCACGCCTCCACCCATGCCGCCGGCCTTGTGGTGTCTGACAAGCCTATGGAAGAATACTTGCCCCTTTATCTGGGCAAGCGCGGCGAACTTGTTACCCAGTTTGACGGCCCCATGACAGAAAAGGCGGGCTTGGTAAAATTCGACTTTCTGGGTCTCAAAACCATGACCCTTATTCAGGATACCCTGGATAACATCAGCCTTCAGGGCCAATCGCCGCCAGATCTTGACGATCTGCCTCTGACGGATTCAGAAACCTACGATCTCTACGCCAGAGGCGAGACCGACGGGGTTTTTCAGGTTGAAAGTTCCGGCATGCGACAGTATTTGCGCATGTTGCGGCCTACCTGCTTTGAAGATGTTATCGCTATGTTGGCTCTGTACCGTCCGGGGCCCCTTGGTTCTGGAATGGTTGACGAGTTCATCAAGCGAAAACACGGTCAGGTGCCCGTTATTTACCCCCATGACTCGCTTACTGACTGCCTGCGCGATACATACGGCGTTATTGTTTACCAAGAACAGGTCATGCAGATCGCCCAGATTATTGCCAGCTATACGCTGGGCGGGGCCGACCTTCTGCGCCGCGCCATGGGCAAGAAAAAAGCTGAAGCCATGGCCAAGGAGCGGGTCAGCTTTGTGGCCGGCGCCACGAAAAACAATATCACTGAAGAAAAAGCCAACGAAATATTTGACTTGATGGAAAAATTTGCGGAATACGGCTTCAACAAGTCGCACTCCGCCGCCTATGCCCTCATTTCATATTATACTGCCTACCTCAAGGTTCACTATAAAGTTGAGTTTATGGCAGCCCTGCTCACTTCAGAAATGGGCAATCAGGATAAACTGCTCAAGTATGTATCCTGCTGCAAGGATATGGGCATTGATGTCGTGCAGCCCTCAGTAAACCGCAGCCAACGCGAGTTTTCAGCTTACGAGGGCAAAGTGGTTTTTGGTTTGGGCGGCATTAAAAACGTGGGTGATGAAGCCATCCGCGAACTGGTCGAATCCCGCAGAGATGATGGAGAATTTGCTTCACTTTTTGACCTGTGCTGCCGCGTCAATCTTCGCAAAGTTACCAAGCGCGTGCTGGAATCTCTTATCAAGGGTGGCGCTTGCGACTGCTTTGGTGTGGCGCGTGCGGCCATGCTGGCTTCACTCGAAGCCGTGGTCACCCGCGCCCAAAAGAAAGCGAAAGATAAAAATTCCAATCAGGTTTCCTTGCTGGCTATGGCCCCTGCTGTGGAAAACGCGCCGCAGCCTGGCGTAGGGCTCGACTGCCCAGAGGCAGATATACCTGAAATGCCGGATGAAGATAAGCTTCGTGCTGAAAAAGAGGCCTTGGGCTTCTTTCTTACAAGCCACCCTTTGCAGCCCTTTGTGCGTGAAATACGCCGCCTGGGCCTTACAACGCTCGAAGATGCCCGGGATATGTTCCCCGGTGCAGAGGTGCGCTGCGCAGTGCTTGTGACCAGTGTTCGCGAGGTCATAACCAAGAGTAAGGGTGAACGCATGGCTTTCGCAGCCATTGAAGACCTTACTGGTCATGGCGAGGTTACTTTTTTCCCTCGCAGTTACGCTGAAGTGCGCCAGCTGCTGCATTCGGAACAGCCCCTTTGCCTCACCGCCCGGCTTGATAAAGAGCCGGAAGATAACCGGGATATGGACGAAGACAGTGAAGATGCCCCCCGTGAACTCAAACTGCTGGGGCAAAGCCTGCTGCTTATGGCCGAATGCTGCAGCCTCAACGACACCCCGGTGTGCGTCCAGATTCCTCCGCACCGCATGAGCAAAGAAGATTTACTGGCTTTGCGTAATATTCTCGAAGGCCATCCCGGTCCTGTGGAAACCCACGCACAGATCTGCCTGGATGGGCATGTCTGCCACCTGCATTTGGACAATACTCTCAAGGTCACTCCTGGCCCCGAGTTGGACAAGGCCCTTGCGGCATGGGCATCGTGA
- a CDS encoding HD domain-containing protein, with amino-acid sequence METNLGSASFIGDHEEWFAAYAANRCAIEAARPSGDVGPMHLKTRHSMAVLNNARRMVDSERFSVVQGRICLLAALYHDVGRFEQYLRFHTFKDKESCNHGQLGLRILKQEKRLDGEDPAIRKAVLAAVILHNRFALPEGLPEDTAIAAHVVRDADKLDILQVMDEHLKGPKPYNPTVVLSLPDTAGMYSEAVIQAALEGRVAAYADLRSVNDFRLLLGTWFFDMHFDSSRRQFVEDGHALNLLQGLPDFPPYKAVRQGLLEKLGALRDAPSY; translated from the coding sequence ATGGAAACAAACCTCGGAAGCGCCAGTTTTATTGGAGATCACGAAGAATGGTTTGCGGCTTATGCCGCCAATCGCTGTGCTATTGAAGCGGCCCGGCCCAGTGGCGATGTTGGCCCAATGCATCTGAAAACCCGGCACAGTATGGCTGTGCTGAATAATGCCCGGCGTATGGTGGACAGCGAGCGGTTTTCTGTTGTTCAGGGACGAATATGTCTTCTGGCTGCTTTATATCATGATGTGGGCCGGTTTGAGCAGTACCTGCGTTTTCACACGTTCAAAGACAAAGAATCATGCAACCACGGGCAGTTGGGGCTACGCATTCTCAAACAGGAAAAACGCCTGGATGGCGAAGATCCTGCCATTCGTAAAGCTGTGCTGGCTGCCGTGATTTTGCATAACCGCTTCGCTTTGCCAGAAGGCCTGCCGGAGGATACGGCGATCGCAGCGCATGTTGTGCGTGATGCAGATAAGCTGGATATTCTGCAAGTGATGGATGAGCACCTGAAAGGCCCAAAACCCTATAATCCCACAGTCGTTTTAAGTTTGCCCGATACTGCGGGCATGTACAGCGAAGCGGTGATACAGGCTGCGCTTGAAGGACGTGTGGCAGCCTATGCGGACCTGCGCAGTGTGAATGATTTTCGTCTTCTACTGGGTACCTGGTTTTTTGATATGCATTTTGATTCAAGCCGGCGTCAGTTTGTGGAAGATGGGCATGCTCTGAATCTCCTGCAGGGGTTGCCGGATTTTCCACCGTATAAGGCCGTACGGCAAGGGCTGCTTGAAAAGCTTGGAGCATTGCGTGACGCGCCATCGTACTGA